One segment of Carya illinoinensis cultivar Pawnee chromosome 1, C.illinoinensisPawnee_v1, whole genome shotgun sequence DNA contains the following:
- the LOC122291687 gene encoding proline transporter 2 isoform X1 → MMECSDEDSRPQKIHDEDPLSVDSPETAHQISKDSWFQVGFVLTTGINSAYVLGYSGTIMVPLGWIFGVVGLIAATAISLYANTLIANLHEFGGRRHIRYRDLAGYIYGRKAYSLTWGLQYVNLFMINTGFIILAGSALKAVYVLFRDDQALKLPYCIVIAGFVCALFAICIPHLSALRIWLGFSTFFSLVYIIIAFVLSLQDGIKAPARDYGIPGTTSSKIFTTIGAAANLVFAFNTGMLPEIQATVRKPVVDNMLKALYFQFTVGVLPMYLVTFVGYWAYGSSTSSYLLNNVTGPVWVKAMANISAFLQTVIALHIFASPMYEYLDTKYGIKGSALSYRNLSFRIAVRGGYLAINTLVSALLPFLGDFMSLTGAISTFPLTFILANHMYLVAKKNKLSSLQKLWHWLNVCFFGCMSVAAAVAALRLISVDSKAYHVFADI, encoded by the exons CCCAGAAACCGCTCACCAGATTAGCAAAG ATTCATGGTTTCAAGTGGGATTCGTCCTGACTACTGGTATCAACAGTGCTTATGTACTGGGATACTCTGGGACTATCATGGTGCCTTTGGGTTGGATATTTGGTGTAGTTGGTTTGATCGCAGCCACCGCTATATCTTTGTATGCAAATACTCTTATTGCCAATCTTCATGAATTTGGGGGGAGGAGGCATATCAGATACAGAGATCTGGCGGGATATATATACG GTAGGAAAGCTTATTCTCTCACATGGGGATTGCAATATGTCAATCTTTTCATGATTAACACTGGGTTTATCATTTTGGCTGGTTCGGCCCTAAAG GCTGTTTATGTACTTTTCAGGGATGACCAGGCCTTGAAGCTCCCATACTGTATTGTTATAGCTGGGTTTGTATGTGCCTTGTTTGCCATATGTATACCCCATTTATCAGCGCTAAGGATTTGGCTGGGATTTTCAACATTCTTCAGCCTAGTTTATATAATCATAGCATTCGTGCTGTCGCTTCAAGATG GAATCAAGGCCCCAGCCAGGGATTATGGCATTCCAGGAACAACAAGCAGCAAAATCTTCACAACAATAGGGGCAGCTGCTAATCTTGTTTTTGCATTCAATACCGGAATGCTTCCAGAGATACAG GCAACTGTGAGGAAGCCTGTTGTTGACAACATGTTAAAAGCTTTGTACTTCCAGTTCACAGTGGGGGTTTTACCAATGTATCTTGTCACTTTTGTTGGATACTGGGCTTATGGATCTTCTACATCTTCTTACTTGCTCAACAATGTCACCGGTCCGGTTTGGGTCAAGGCGATGGCCAATATTTCTGCCTTTCTGCAGACAGTCATTGCTTTGCAT ATATTTGCAAGTCCAATGTACGAGTATTTGGACACCAAATACGGTATTAAAGGAAGTGCATTGTCATATCGCAACTTGTCATTCAGAATTGCGGTAAGAGGCGGCTACCTAGCTATTAACACGCTGGTTTCAGCTCTTTTGCCGTTCCTCGGAGACTTCATGAGCCTCACAGGGGCAATCAGCACATTTCCTTTGACGTTTATCCTAGCAAACCACATGTATCTAGTGGCGAAGAAGAACAAACTCAGCTCATTACAGAAGCTCTGGCATTGGCTCAACGTTTGTTTCTTTGGCTGCATGTCCGTGGCAGCTGCAGTTGCAGCCTTGAGGCTCATTTCCGTAGATTCCAAAGCATACCATGTATTTGCGGATATATGA
- the LOC122291687 gene encoding proline transporter 1 isoform X2 — translation MVPLGWIFGVVGLIAATAISLYANTLIANLHEFGGRRHIRYRDLAGYIYGRKAYSLTWGLQYVNLFMINTGFIILAGSALKAVYVLFRDDQALKLPYCIVIAGFVCALFAICIPHLSALRIWLGFSTFFSLVYIIIAFVLSLQDGIKAPARDYGIPGTTSSKIFTTIGAAANLVFAFNTGMLPEIQATVRKPVVDNMLKALYFQFTVGVLPMYLVTFVGYWAYGSSTSSYLLNNVTGPVWVKAMANISAFLQTVIALHIFASPMYEYLDTKYGIKGSALSYRNLSFRIAVRGGYLAINTLVSALLPFLGDFMSLTGAISTFPLTFILANHMYLVAKKNKLSSLQKLWHWLNVCFFGCMSVAAAVAALRLISVDSKAYHVFADI, via the exons ATGGTGCCTTTGGGTTGGATATTTGGTGTAGTTGGTTTGATCGCAGCCACCGCTATATCTTTGTATGCAAATACTCTTATTGCCAATCTTCATGAATTTGGGGGGAGGAGGCATATCAGATACAGAGATCTGGCGGGATATATATACG GTAGGAAAGCTTATTCTCTCACATGGGGATTGCAATATGTCAATCTTTTCATGATTAACACTGGGTTTATCATTTTGGCTGGTTCGGCCCTAAAG GCTGTTTATGTACTTTTCAGGGATGACCAGGCCTTGAAGCTCCCATACTGTATTGTTATAGCTGGGTTTGTATGTGCCTTGTTTGCCATATGTATACCCCATTTATCAGCGCTAAGGATTTGGCTGGGATTTTCAACATTCTTCAGCCTAGTTTATATAATCATAGCATTCGTGCTGTCGCTTCAAGATG GAATCAAGGCCCCAGCCAGGGATTATGGCATTCCAGGAACAACAAGCAGCAAAATCTTCACAACAATAGGGGCAGCTGCTAATCTTGTTTTTGCATTCAATACCGGAATGCTTCCAGAGATACAG GCAACTGTGAGGAAGCCTGTTGTTGACAACATGTTAAAAGCTTTGTACTTCCAGTTCACAGTGGGGGTTTTACCAATGTATCTTGTCACTTTTGTTGGATACTGGGCTTATGGATCTTCTACATCTTCTTACTTGCTCAACAATGTCACCGGTCCGGTTTGGGTCAAGGCGATGGCCAATATTTCTGCCTTTCTGCAGACAGTCATTGCTTTGCAT ATATTTGCAAGTCCAATGTACGAGTATTTGGACACCAAATACGGTATTAAAGGAAGTGCATTGTCATATCGCAACTTGTCATTCAGAATTGCGGTAAGAGGCGGCTACCTAGCTATTAACACGCTGGTTTCAGCTCTTTTGCCGTTCCTCGGAGACTTCATGAGCCTCACAGGGGCAATCAGCACATTTCCTTTGACGTTTATCCTAGCAAACCACATGTATCTAGTGGCGAAGAAGAACAAACTCAGCTCATTACAGAAGCTCTGGCATTGGCTCAACGTTTGTTTCTTTGGCTGCATGTCCGTGGCAGCTGCAGTTGCAGCCTTGAGGCTCATTTCCGTAGATTCCAAAGCATACCATGTATTTGCGGATATATGA